In Lycium ferocissimum isolate CSIRO_LF1 chromosome 11, AGI_CSIRO_Lferr_CH_V1, whole genome shotgun sequence, a single genomic region encodes these proteins:
- the LOC132037718 gene encoding PRA1 family protein F1-like — translation MKCKNKLKEKQMYHREKQGKFPREAANPSLLIFLIPFGIFSLEKISKKFKMTTYGTIATSPSSEMENMRSGDLLLGMRRPWKEMLSFSLPESSGDAILRIKENSSYFHMNYVIIILFVIFLSLLWHPVSLIVFLITLAAWLFLYFLRDDPLVVFGYIVDERVVLTVLSIFTMVLLLATSTKNVVAGVAVGVAIVVAHGAIRRTDDLRFMDEEELGGGGQWPTKVHLKDTASSSFSS, via the coding sequence ATGAAatgcaaaaataaattaaaagaaaaacagaTGTATCACAGAGAGAAACAAGGAAAATTTCCGAGAGAGGCTGCAAACCCTTCTCTCCTCATTTTCTTAATTCCCTTTGGGATTTTCTCTCTGGAGAAAAtctccaaaaaatttaaaatgacgACTTACGGCACGATAGCAACGTCACCATCATCAGAGATGGAAAATATGAGATCAGGTGATCTCCTTCTAGGCATGCGCCGCCCCTGGAAAGAAATGCTCTCTTTCTCCCTCCCTGAAAGTTCAGGTGACGCTATTTTACGTATCAAAGAAAATTCTTCCTATTTCCACATGAACTACGTTATCATTATCCTTTTCGTGATCTTCTTAAGCCTCTTATGGCACCCGGTTTCTCTCATTGTATTCCTCATCACGTTAGCTGCATGGCTCTTCCTTTATTTCCTTCGCGATGACCCTTTGGTAGTTTTCGGGTACATTGTGGATGAACGTGTGGTTTTGACGGTCTTGTCAATATTTACGATGGTTTTGTTACTCGCGACATCCACCAAGAATGTGGTGGCAGGGGTAGCTGTTGGGGTGGCCATAGTGGTGGCTCATGGAGCGATTAGGAGGACTGACGATTTGAGATTTATGGATGAGGAGGAACTAGGTGGTGGTGGTCAATGGCCTACCAAGGTGCACTTGAAAGATActgcttcttcttcattttcttcctga